A region from the Corylus avellana chromosome ca7, CavTom2PMs-1.0 genome encodes:
- the LOC132186909 gene encoding tyrosine-sulfated glycopeptide receptor 1 gives MQIYKGRGSASLVVVSSSSVFVPPMKDNDIQQQTSYSMVVLLLKILILSCCVAATAACDPLDRDFLLSLKLNISAAPPLNWSSSDCCVWEGVSCEPIAGSGDLRVTLLSLSSKSLTGFISPSITNHTYLSHLNLSNNTLTGSLPSDFFSSLNRLQILDLSYNRLSGELPSSSYTTSTLQTVDFSGNQFSGEIPSSFLQQAVAEGTLTSFNVSHNSFMGSIPASIFCLDNSSRNSVRFLDFSYNHFTGQIVRGLGFCSVLEIFRAGFNDLSGPLPPDIYNASALQELSLPLNRISGTIGEGILRLTNLRILELYSNQLVGNIPRDIGMLSNIEHLLLHINNLTGSLPPSLSNCTNLTTLNLRVNHLEGDISTFDFSKLVRLTILDLGNNNFTGNFPPSLYSCKSLTAIRMATNRLTGQISPDIIALQSLSFLSLSNNTLTNFTGAMGNLMGCKNLSTLVISMNFFNEPMPYDDNTVDQDGFQKLQILALGGCNFTGQVPNWLAKLQQLEVLDLSINTLTGSIPGWLGSLPMLFYIDLSVNHLIGEFPLELCQLPALMSQRNYEKVDRTYLELPVFVMPNNATKNQYNQLSNLPPAIYLNNNTLSGNIPSEIGLLKVLHVLDLSINNFSGNIPDQISGLTNLEKLDLSRNHLSGGIPASLIGLHFLSSFSVAYNDLQGPIPSGGQFDTFPISSFEGNPGLCGKIVQHSCSSQSGIATRKGSNKKLIVGLVLLICFGTGFIITMIALWILSKRRIIPRGDTDKMELDLISCNSNPLVPPEVDKDNSVVVLFQNSTNEIKDLTISEIVKATDNFSQANIIGCGGFGLVYKATLANGSKLALKKLSGDMGLMEREFRAEVEALSTTQHKNLVSLQGYCTHDGSRLLMYSYMENGSLDYWLHEKADGASQLDWPTRLKIAQGASCGLAYMHLICEPHIVHRDIKSSNILLNHEFEAHVADFGLSRLINPYQTHVTTELVGTLGYIPPEYGQSWVATLRGDVYSFGVVVLELLTGKRPMEVFKPKMSRELVVWVNQMRSEGKQDQIFDPLLKGKGFEEEMLQVLDVACMCVNHNPFKRPAIQEVVDWLKNVGATPQDQNKD, from the coding sequence ATGCAGATTTACAAAGGTAGAGGTTCTGCTAGTCTTGTCGTCGTGTCCTCTTCTTCTGTGTTTGTTCCTCCGATGAAAGACAACGATATACAACAACAGACTTCCTACTCGATGGTTGTCTTGCTGTTGAAGATTCTAATTCTGTCTTGCTGTGTTGCGGCTACAGCCGCCTGCGACCCACTCGATCGTGACTTCCTCTTGTCCTTGAAGCTCAACATATCTGCAGCTCCTCCTCTCAATTGGTCTTCCAGCGATTGCTGCGTATGGGAAGGGGTTTCTTGCGAGCCTATCGCCGGCAGTGGTGATCTTCGGGTTACTCTGCTTTCGCTATCTTCCAAATCACTCACCGGCTTCATCTCCCCGTCTATCACAAACCATACCTACCTCTCTCACCTCAATCTCTCCAACAACACCCTCACCGGTTCGCTCCCCTCCGATTTCTTCTCATCCCTGAACCGCCTCCAGATCCTTGATTTGAGCTACAATCGTCTCTCCGGCGAATTACCATCCTCCTCCTATACCACCAGTACCCTGCAGACGGTGGATTTTTCTGGCAATCAATTCAGCGGGGAAATCCCATCTTCATTCCTGCAGCAAGCGGTAGCAGAGGGGACTTTGACAAGTTTCAATGTTAGCCACAACAGCTTCATGGGCTCTATCCCCGCTTCTATTTTCTGTTTGGATAACTCGTCCCGGAATTCGGTCAGATTCTTGGACTTCTCCTACAATCATTTTACCGGCCAAATTGTTCGGGGACTCGGATTTTGTTCCGTGCTGGAGATTTTCCGAGCGGGTTTCAATGATCTTTCAGGACCACTTCCGCCTGACATTTATAATGCTTCTGCACTCCAAGAACTCTCCTTACCTCTCAATCGCATCTCTGGAACCATTGGCGAAGGCATCCTCCGCCTCACCAACCTCAGAATCCTTGAGCTCTACTCTAACCAATTGGTTGGCAACATCCCCAGGGATATTGGCATGCTCTCCAACATCGAACATCTGCTTCTTCACATCAATAACCTCACTGGTTCTCTGCCCCCGTCTCTGTCGAATTGCACCAATCTCACCACATTGAATTTACGGGTCAACCACTTGGAAGGCGATATCTCCACTTTCGATTTCTCCAAACTTGTCCGCCTTACCATCCTTGACCTCGGCAACAACAACTTTACCGGTAACTTCCCACCAAGCCTTTACTCATGCAAGTCACTAACAGCAATTAGAATGGCCACTAATCGGCTAACAGGACAGATCTCGCCTGACATAATTGCGCTGCAGTCTCTGTCTTTCCTCTCCCTTTCTAACAACACACTGACGAACTTCACCGGGGCAATGGGGAATCTGATGGGCTGCAAGAACCTCAGCACTCTTGTAATCTCCATGAATTTCTTCAATGAACCAATGCCATATGATGACAACACAGTGGATCAGGATGGATTCCAAAAGCTTCAAATTTTAGCTTTGGGCGGTTGCAACTTCACTGGTCAAGTGCCCAACTGGCTTGCTAAGCTTCAGCAACTTGAGGTCTTGGACTTGTCTATTAATACACTCACAGGTTCAATTCCTGGTTGGTTGGGTAGCCTGCCTATGCTTTTCTACATAGACTTGTCTGTTAACCACCTTATAGGAGAATTTCCCCTGGAGCTCTGTCAATTACCAGCGCTTATGTCACAAAGGAATTATGAGAAAGTGGACCGCACTTATCTAGAATTGCCTGTTTTTGTTATGCCCAACAATGCTACCAAAAACCAGTACAATCAGCTGTCCAACCTTCCTCCAGCTATATACCTGAATAACAACACCCTCAGTGGCAATATCCCTTCTGAGATTGGCCTATTGAAGGTTCTTCATGTGTTGGATCTCAGCATTAACAACTTCAGTGGCAACATTCCCGACCAAATTTCTGGCCTCACCAACTTAGAGAAATTGGATCTCTCCAGAAACCATCTATCTGGTGGAATCCCTGCTTCACTTATAGGTCTACATTTCTTATCTTCATTCAGCGTTGCATACAATGATCTTCAAGGGCCAATACCATCTGGAGGTCAGTTTGATACTTTTCCCATTTCCAGTTTTGAAGGGAATCCAGGGTTGTGTGGCAAAATCGTGCAGCACTCTTGCTCTAGTCAATCTGGAATTGCAACTCGAAAAGGCTCAAACAAAAAGCTTATTGTTGGACTCGTCCTTTTGATCTGTTTTGGAACTGGTTTTATCATCACCATGATAGCACTGTGGATATTGTCCAAGAGGAGGATCATTCCGAGAGGGGATACCGACAAGATGGAGTTGGATTTGATCTCTTGCAACTCGAATCCGCTGGTTCCTCCTGAGGTTGACAAGGATAATAGCGTAGTGGTATTGTTCCAAAACAGCACGAATGAAATCAAGGATCTTACCATATCCGAAATTGTGAAAGCCACGGACAATTTTAGTCAGGCAAACATCATAGGGTGTGGGGGTTTTGGTTTGGTTTATAAAGCAACATTAGCAAACGGCAGCAAGCTGGCTCTTAAAAAACTCTCAGGAGACATGGGACTGATGGAAAGGGAATTCAGAGCAGAGGTAGAGGCTCTGTCCACAACCCAACACAAGAACCTGGTTTCCCTGCAAGGTTATTGCACACATGATGGCTCTCGGCTACTTATGTATTCCTATATGGAGAATGGGAGTTTGGATTACTGGCTGCATGAGAAGGCTGATGGTGCATCTCAGCTAGATTGGCCAACTCGTCTGAAAATTGCACAGGGAGCAAGCTGTGGGTTGGCTTACATGCACCTGATATGCGAGCCGCACATTGTGCATCGTGACATCAAGTCCAGCAATATCCTCCTGAACCACGAGTTCGAAGCACATGTTGCAGATTTCGGCTTGTCCCGATTGATTAATCCTTATCAAACACATGTTACAACTGAGCTTGTTGGTACCTTGGGTTACATTCCCCCAGAATACGGGCAATCATGGGTGGCTACTTTGAGGGGAGACGTGTACAGTTTCGGGGTTGTCGTGCTTGAGCTACTCACTGGGAAGAGGCCTATGGAGGTATTCAAACCCAAGATGTCGAGAGAGTTGGTTGTCTGGGTGAACCAAATGAGGAGTGAGGGCAAGCAAGACCAAATCTTTGACCCCCTCCTTAAAGGGAAGGGATTTGAGGAGGAGATGCTGCAGGTGCTTGATGTGGCCTGCATGTGCGTCAACCATAATCCTTTCAAGAGACCAGCCATCCAGGAAGTAGTTGATTGGCTGAAGAATGTAGGGGCAACCCCACAAGACCAAAATAAGGATTAG